The following proteins are encoded in a genomic region of Mycolicibacterium confluentis:
- the purF gene encoding amidophosphoribosyltransferase, with the protein MTEQPIDLENSPREECGVFGVWAPSEDVAKLTYYGLYALQHRGQEAAGIAVADGTQVLVFKDLGLVSQVFDEQTLAAMQGHVAIGHCRYSTTGSTTWENAQPVFRNTTAGTGVALGHNGNLVNTTELAARAREAGVMGSAGTPSATTDSDILGALLAHGAADSSLEQAALELLPTVRGAFCLTFMDENTLYAARDPYGVRPLSLGRLDRGWVVASETAALDIVGASFVRDIEPGELLAIDADGVRSTRFANPTPKGCVFEYVYLARPDSTLVGRSVHSTRVDIGRRLAREMPVDADLVIGVPESGTPAAVGYAQESGIPFGQGLMKNAYVGRTFIQPSQTIRQLGIRLKLNPLREMIRGKRLVVVDDSIVRGNTQRALIRMLREAGAVEVHVRIASPPVKWPCFYGIDFASPAELIANAANAEGTQDDMIDAVRHAIGSDSLGYISLDGMISATEQPATRLCCACFDGVYPIELPSETALGKNVIEHMLSNAARTGGAPVSVGQSDNDNASALRRP; encoded by the coding sequence CCCCGTGAAGAATGCGGCGTGTTCGGAGTCTGGGCACCCAGCGAGGATGTCGCCAAGCTGACCTATTACGGCCTCTATGCGCTGCAGCATCGCGGCCAGGAGGCCGCAGGCATTGCGGTGGCCGACGGCACGCAGGTTCTGGTCTTCAAGGATCTCGGCCTGGTCAGCCAGGTATTCGATGAGCAGACTCTGGCCGCCATGCAGGGCCATGTCGCCATCGGGCACTGTCGCTACTCGACCACGGGTTCGACCACCTGGGAGAACGCGCAACCGGTGTTCCGCAACACCACCGCGGGCACCGGCGTCGCACTCGGGCACAACGGCAACCTCGTCAACACCACAGAGCTGGCCGCACGCGCTCGCGAGGCGGGCGTGATGGGAAGCGCCGGCACCCCGTCGGCGACCACCGACTCCGACATCCTCGGCGCGCTGCTCGCGCACGGCGCCGCGGATTCGAGCCTCGAACAGGCCGCCCTGGAACTGCTGCCGACCGTCCGTGGCGCGTTCTGCCTGACCTTCATGGACGAGAACACCCTGTACGCGGCGCGCGACCCCTACGGCGTGCGCCCGCTGTCGCTGGGACGCCTGGATCGCGGCTGGGTGGTGGCCTCGGAGACCGCGGCACTCGACATCGTCGGTGCGTCCTTTGTCCGCGACATCGAACCCGGTGAACTGCTGGCCATCGACGCCGACGGCGTTCGGTCCACCCGCTTCGCCAACCCCACCCCCAAAGGCTGCGTCTTCGAGTACGTCTACCTCGCCCGCCCCGACAGCACGCTGGTCGGGCGGTCGGTGCACTCCACCCGCGTGGACATCGGCCGGCGCCTGGCCCGCGAGATGCCGGTCGACGCCGACCTGGTGATCGGGGTCCCGGAATCCGGCACCCCGGCCGCCGTGGGCTACGCGCAGGAGTCGGGCATCCCGTTCGGACAGGGCCTGATGAAGAACGCCTACGTCGGGCGCACGTTCATCCAGCCCTCGCAGACCATTCGCCAACTGGGCATCCGGCTCAAGCTCAATCCGCTGCGCGAGATGATCCGCGGCAAGCGGCTCGTGGTGGTGGACGACTCGATCGTGCGTGGCAACACCCAGCGCGCCCTGATCCGGATGCTGCGTGAGGCGGGTGCCGTCGAGGTGCACGTCCGCATCGCCTCCCCGCCGGTGAAATGGCCCTGCTTCTACGGCATCGACTTCGCCTCACCGGCCGAACTGATCGCCAACGCGGCCAACGCCGAGGGCACTCAGGACGACATGATCGACGCCGTGCGGCACGCGATCGGCTCCGACTCGTTGGGCTACATCTCGCTGGACGGCATGATCAGCGCCACCGAGCAGCCCGCAACCCGCCTGTGCTGCGCCTGCTTCGACGGCGTCTACCCGATCGAACTTCCCAGTGAGACTGCGTTGGGCAAGAACGTCATCGAACACATGCTCTCGAATGCCGCACGCACCGGCGGAGCGCCGGTTAGCGTT